From a region of the Nyctibius grandis isolate bNycGra1 chromosome 12, bNycGra1.pri, whole genome shotgun sequence genome:
- the LOC137669499 gene encoding uncharacterized protein, with amino-acid sequence MKEPAAAAEEEVLRDYLAYYAARGAEGALAVCDEASLKARARRLLGPRRRGALDVCSVAERCRRARGERGGSVLRDLLKALEVLELLCVNLLLSPWRKEIRSLKTFTGNFVYYIQSVLPDDIVKTVLEKIGYIATTATEFSLVKKRKNEETKQTAFEIFLARIECEIILEMTNEEKHGNLEKTLQKRTQMHRHHGDKDKEDQTTQREDAEDLENKENSETSLGLATEQKSSTNSNISFEAAGNLKIKDDMPQLAVTQSTNRLQEHQRQVINTVHFPGKCSDSEDFLIKYSDIVIGQTPVFSENLSPKAFEKKPRASLSEECVLAVTAESTANEIRPVPLSPGASGPPAFAIFTDSSCDSKTTLEYKAREVPEESIEAEINDAINCIDPDPADEPNELKSLPYEDIPSVQNCSVPREEEVCELSLTFTKLQIKDTQEDLMYPVEETGQPESVSYASTSDRHVKELNHSKIKHTYLTNAQMQNRAAAHIEPSSDLCCTTENMEDPTTGSDSKRLLMGTPNAHTASECFRHVREPPNLTYIPPQSIAVRSSRIRRTRNLLQPEHNSLESSEVKLENYNSKVNEIQEPYVIIDKTDQGMLCHHT; translated from the exons ATGAaggagccggcggcggcggccgaggAGGAGGTGTTGCGGGACTACCTGGCCTATTATGCGGCCCGAGGGGCGGAGGGGGCGCTGGCGGTGTGCGACGAGGCCTCCCTGAAGGCCAGGGCGCGACGGCTGCTGGGcccgcggcggcgcggcgcccTGGACGTGTGCAGCGTGGCGGAGCGGTGCCGGCGGGCCCGGGGCGAGCGGGGCGGCAGCGTCCTCCGCGACCTGCTCAAGGcgctggaggtgctggagctgctctgcgtcaacctgctgctctccccatggcggaaggagatcaggtcgcTGAAG ACATTCACCGGTAATTTCGTCTACTATATTCAGTCTGTGCTCCCAGATGACATTGTAAAAACAGTACTGGAGAAAATAGGTTACATTGCAACAACAGCAACAGAGTTTTCACTtgtcaaaaagagaaagaatgaggAAACAAAGCAGACTGCATTTGAAATATTCCTGGCAAGAATTGAGTGTGAAATCATCCTCGAAatgacaaatgaagaaaaacatggcAATTTGGAGAAGACTCTACAGAAGAGAACGCAAATGCACCGACATCATGGAGATAAGGACAAAGAGGATCAGACAACCCAGAGAGAAGATGCTGAAGatctagaaaataaagaaaacagtgagaCATCTTTGGGCCTTGCTACTGAGCAGAAGTCTTCAACTAATAGCAATATATCCTTTGAAGCTGCTGGGAATCTGAAGATCAAAGATGACATGCCTCAGTTAGCAGTTACGCAATCCACTAACAGGCTTCAGGAACACCAAAGGCAAGTCATTAACACTGTACATTTTCCGGGCAAATGCTCAGACAGCGAGGACTTCTTGATCAAATATAGTGACATTGTCATAGGACAAACACCTGTTTTCAGTGAGAATCTTTCtccaaaagcttttgaaaaaaagccaagagcCAGTCTAAGTGAAGAATGTGTTTTGGCAGTCACTGCAGAGTCAACTGCAAATGAGATCAGGCCTGTGCCACTCTCACCGGGAGCAAGCGGTCCGCCAGCCTTTGCAATATTTACTGACAGCTCTTGTGACAGCAAAACCACTTTAGAGTACAAAGCTCGAGAAGTCCCTGAAGAATCAATTGAAGCAGAAATTAACGACGCCATAAATTGCATAGACCCGGACCCTGCAGATGAACCCAATGAGCTGAAGTCTCTGCCATACGAGGACATTCCATCTGTCCAAAACTGCAGTGTCCCTAGGGAAGAGGAAGTTTGTGAGCTGTCTTTAACCTTCACAAAACTACAGATCAAGGACACTCAGGAAGACCTTATGTATCCAGTAGAGGAAACTGGCCAACCTGAGTCAGTATCATATGCAAGTACAAGTGACAGGCATGTAAAAGAACTTAATCactccaaaataaaacatacatatcTGACTAATGCTCAGATGcagaacagagcagcagcacataTTGAGCCATCTTCAGATCTATGCTGTACTACTGAGAACATGGAGGATCCCACTACTGGTTCTGATAGCAAGAGACTATTAATGGGTACTCCTAATGCACATACAGCTTCTGAGTGCTTCAGGCACGTTAGAGAGCCCCCTAACCTCACCTACATTCCACCACAAAGTATTGCTGTTCGGTCTTCACGCATAAGAAGGACCAGGAACCTCTTGCAGCCCGAACATAACTCTCTGGAATCCAGTGAAGTAAAGCTGGAGAACTATAATTCAAAAGTAAATGAAATCCAGGAGCCTTATGTCATTATTGACAAAACCGACCAAGGAATGTTATGCCATCACACTTGA